A single genomic interval of Stieleria maiorica harbors:
- a CDS encoding co-chaperone GroES translates to MATATKSDSTTNLKLKPLADRVVCQRDEAEETTAGGIVLPDSAKEKVNRARVIAVGPGKRDDNGTVHPLSVRPGDHVLLNKYGGDEFEVDALKYTIVKESDILAVIEN, encoded by the coding sequence ATGGCGACTGCTACGAAATCAGATTCAACCACCAATTTAAAACTCAAACCGCTCGCCGATCGCGTCGTCTGCCAACGTGACGAGGCCGAGGAAACGACCGCCGGCGGCATCGTGCTGCCCGATTCGGCCAAGGAAAAGGTCAACCGTGCCCGCGTGATCGCGGTCGGCCCCGGAAAACGCGATGACAACGGCACCGTGCACCCGCTGTCGGTCCGCCCCGGTGATCATGTGCTGCTGAATAAATACGGCGGCGACGAATTCGAAGTCGACGCGTTGAAGTACACGATCGTCAAAGAAAGCGACATTCTGGCTGTCATCGAAAACTAA
- the groL gene encoding chaperonin GroEL (60 kDa chaperone family; promotes refolding of misfolded polypeptides especially under stressful conditions; forms two stacked rings of heptamers to form a barrel-shaped 14mer; ends can be capped by GroES; misfolded proteins enter the barrel where they are refolded when GroES binds), with product MSKIIAFEQDAREAMRRGVHKLAKTVRSTLGPGGYNVIIQKSFGSPVVTRDGVTVAKEIELDDPYENMGARMVREVASKTNDVAGDGTTTATVLAEAIFNEGLRAVVAGTNPIGMKRGIEKAVEDIVAKLKSMSTPVKGRKEMEQVARISGNQDAKIGQVVADAMDKVGKDGVVTIDEGKSLETEVKWVEGMQFDKGYLSPYFVTSPETMECVLEEPYVLIHEKKISNLRDFVPLLEKVAKAGKPLLIIAEDVDGEALATLVVNRLRGSLVAAAVKAPGYGDRRKAMLEDMAILTGGKAFFESLGVKLENIQLADLGRAKKVILDKDNTTIIEGAGKTSDIQARIKQIETECEKSTSDYDREKLLERKAKLVGGVAKISVGGATEAEVKEKKMRFEDALSATRAAVEEGILPGGGVALVRAASACDPSKLGDDERTGYNIVLKACRAPATWIAENAGQDGSLVCEKVAAEQGNYGYNAATNTYEDLVESGVIDPTKVVRTALENASSVSTLLLTSDALIAEKPKDERKASGRGHGGDYDMY from the coding sequence ATGTCAAAAATCATTGCGTTTGAACAAGACGCCCGCGAAGCGATGCGTCGTGGGGTTCACAAGTTGGCCAAAACCGTCCGCAGCACGCTCGGTCCCGGCGGGTACAACGTGATCATCCAAAAGAGCTTCGGATCACCCGTCGTCACCCGTGATGGCGTGACCGTTGCCAAAGAAATTGAACTGGACGACCCCTACGAAAACATGGGGGCTCGGATGGTTCGCGAAGTCGCCTCGAAAACCAACGACGTCGCCGGCGACGGTACCACGACCGCCACGGTGTTGGCCGAAGCGATCTTCAACGAAGGGTTGCGAGCCGTTGTGGCCGGTACCAACCCGATCGGAATGAAACGCGGCATCGAAAAAGCCGTTGAGGATATCGTCGCTAAACTGAAGTCGATGTCGACTCCGGTCAAGGGCCGCAAAGAAATGGAGCAGGTCGCTCGGATCAGCGGCAACCAAGATGCCAAAATCGGCCAGGTCGTTGCTGACGCGATGGACAAGGTCGGCAAAGACGGTGTCGTCACGATCGACGAAGGCAAGAGCTTGGAAACGGAGGTCAAATGGGTCGAAGGGATGCAGTTCGACAAAGGCTATCTGTCGCCCTACTTTGTCACTTCACCGGAGACCATGGAGTGTGTGCTGGAAGAACCCTACGTGCTGATCCATGAAAAGAAGATCAGCAACCTGCGGGACTTCGTGCCATTGCTCGAAAAGGTCGCCAAAGCCGGCAAGCCGTTGTTGATCATCGCCGAAGATGTCGATGGCGAAGCGCTCGCTACGCTGGTCGTCAACCGGCTTCGCGGCTCGTTGGTGGCCGCCGCGGTCAAGGCGCCCGGCTACGGTGATCGTCGCAAGGCGATGCTGGAAGACATGGCGATCCTGACCGGCGGCAAGGCGTTCTTTGAAAGCCTGGGGGTCAAGCTGGAGAACATCCAGCTTGCCGATCTCGGCCGTGCCAAAAAGGTCATCCTGGACAAAGACAACACGACGATCATCGAAGGCGCCGGCAAGACCTCCGACATCCAGGCCCGGATCAAGCAGATCGAAACCGAGTGCGAGAAGTCGACCAGCGATTACGATCGTGAGAAGTTGCTAGAACGCAAAGCCAAGTTGGTCGGCGGGGTTGCCAAAATCAGCGTCGGTGGAGCCACCGAAGCGGAAGTGAAAGAAAAGAAGATGCGTTTCGAGGACGCCTTGTCGGCAACCCGTGCGGCGGTCGAAGAAGGCATCTTGCCAGGCGGCGGCGTCGCTCTGGTCCGCGCGGCCAGCGCCTGCGACCCGTCCAAATTGGGCGACGATGAGCGCACCGGGTACAACATCGTGCTCAAGGCCTGTCGCGCACCGGCCACCTGGATCGCTGAAAACGCCGGCCAAGACGGATCATTGGTCTGTGAAAAAGTGGCAGCCGAACAAGGCAATTACGGCTACAACGCGGCCACCAACACCTACGAAGACCTCGTCGAATCCGGCGTGATCGATCCCACCAAAGTGGTCCGAACGGCATTGGAAAACGCGTCCAGTGTTTCGACGTTGCTGCTGACCAGCGACGCCCTGATCGCCGAAAAGCCGAAGGATGAACGCAAGGCCAGCGGCCGTGGCCACGGCGGGGATTACGACATGTATTAA
- a CDS encoding GTP-binding protein — protein MTSPIRFIMIGGFLGAGKTTLISSLARHYQAEGKHVCVVTNDQASGLVDTELLRSQGLSVNEVAGSCFCCNFHGLTDAMEAFETNRRPDIILAEPVGSCTDLIATIAIPMMEQLGEKFVHSPYAVILKPSHGLKILTGGQGRGFSEKAEYIFRKQLEESELILINRIDELTAQQQTQLRHCVEEQYPGRPVIFISAKTGENLDVVVESLAGQAAARDQFMEVDYDVYAEGEAELGWLNATIELAANAPLPIDAVVVRIVDLIRGRLEELDAEPAHLKVYGSSGEAVGVANLVSSDTPTMLSVASKADGRPLTLIINARVSLAPDALREAVANAVDNLAAEFAGHTEVKSMESFRPGRPVPTYRAGT, from the coding sequence ATGACGTCACCCATTCGGTTTATCATGATCGGCGGATTCCTCGGCGCCGGAAAGACGACGCTGATTTCCAGCCTCGCCCGGCACTACCAAGCCGAAGGAAAGCACGTTTGTGTCGTGACCAACGATCAGGCGTCGGGATTGGTGGACACCGAATTGCTGCGCAGCCAGGGTTTGTCGGTCAATGAGGTCGCAGGATCCTGTTTTTGCTGCAATTTTCATGGATTGACCGACGCGATGGAAGCGTTCGAGACGAACCGGCGTCCGGACATCATCCTTGCCGAACCCGTCGGCAGCTGTACCGATCTGATCGCGACGATTGCGATTCCCATGATGGAACAACTCGGGGAGAAGTTTGTCCACAGCCCTTACGCAGTGATCTTGAAACCGAGCCACGGGTTGAAGATCTTGACCGGTGGCCAGGGACGCGGGTTTTCGGAGAAAGCGGAGTACATCTTCCGCAAGCAGCTCGAAGAATCTGAGCTGATCCTGATCAATCGGATCGACGAATTGACGGCACAACAGCAGACACAGCTCCGTCACTGTGTCGAGGAGCAGTACCCTGGGCGCCCGGTCATTTTCATTTCCGCCAAGACGGGTGAAAACCTGGATGTCGTGGTCGAATCGCTAGCCGGCCAGGCTGCGGCGCGGGACCAATTCATGGAGGTGGACTACGACGTCTACGCCGAAGGGGAAGCAGAGCTGGGGTGGCTGAACGCCACCATCGAATTGGCCGCCAACGCTCCGCTTCCGATAGATGCCGTCGTGGTGCGGATCGTCGACTTGATTCGCGGCCGGTTGGAGGAATTGGACGCGGAGCCGGCGCACTTGAAAGTCTACGGTTCGTCTGGTGAAGCCGTTGGCGTGGCCAACTTGGTCAGTAGCGACACGCCGACCATGCTGTCGGTCGCTTCCAAAGCCGACGGCAGACCGTTGACGCTGATTATCAACGCACGCGTCAGCCTCGCGCCCGACGCGTTGCGAGAAGCGGTCGCCAATGCCGTCGATAACCTGGCCGCGGAATTCGCCGGACACACGGAAGTGAAATCCATGGAGAGTTTCCGTCCCGGCCGTCCCGTGCCGACCTATCGTGCCGGCACCTAG
- a CDS encoding ArsR/SmtB family transcription factor, whose product MSQSGNDEETRCAAYLKAVGDPLRIRIVRALQHGALSVSDLAELLDQEMGVVSHHLRVLYHADIAQTRREGKYVYYSLNEEFLRAGRRRENRVLDFGCCRLDVGETSPN is encoded by the coding sequence GTGTCTCAGTCGGGAAACGATGAAGAAACACGCTGTGCGGCGTACCTGAAAGCGGTCGGCGATCCGCTCCGCATCCGGATCGTCCGCGCATTGCAGCACGGTGCGTTGAGCGTTTCGGATCTCGCCGAACTGCTTGACCAAGAGATGGGTGTCGTGTCCCATCATTTGCGGGTGCTCTACCACGCCGACATCGCCCAGACGCGGCGCGAAGGCAAGTACGTCTATTATTCGCTGAACGAAGAGTTTCTCCGTGCGGGGAGACGTCGGGAGAACCGTGTGCTGGACTTCGGTTGTTGCCGCCTGGACGTGGGGGAAACGTCGCCGAACTAG
- a CDS encoding HupE/UreJ family protein, whose product MMLRFLGLISLFVAVSSAQAHPNHFHEIAGTLQTGFLHPLAGIDHLLAMVLVGLLATQMDGRPRWSLPALFCGSMGISMIAGHTLGPFATLDVALAITLIVLGTCLVRQNRFAGLVAIVATCGGLHGFSHAAGSAAGVSTQHMGGIFLGTVALHLVGMTLGIAFRQSGHRTTLVRVSGMLACGVGIALLVG is encoded by the coding sequence ATGATGCTTCGATTTCTTGGTCTGATCAGCTTGTTTGTCGCCGTCTCGTCGGCACAGGCTCATCCAAACCATTTCCACGAGATCGCCGGTACACTCCAAACCGGCTTTTTGCACCCGCTGGCTGGAATCGATCACCTGCTGGCGATGGTGCTGGTCGGATTGCTGGCGACTCAGATGGATGGGCGTCCCCGATGGAGTCTGCCCGCTTTGTTTTGCGGATCGATGGGGATTTCGATGATCGCCGGCCACACCTTGGGACCGTTTGCGACCTTGGACGTCGCACTCGCGATCACGCTGATCGTTTTGGGCACCTGTTTGGTCCGGCAGAACCGCTTTGCCGGGCTCGTCGCCATCGTAGCGACCTGCGGAGGACTGCACGGCTTCTCACATGCCGCCGGTTCGGCGGCCGGCGTTTCCACGCAACACATGGGCGGCATCTTTCTGGGAACAGTGGCGCTTCATTTGGTCGGGATGACGCTCGGAATCGCCTTTCGTCAGAGCGGACATCGCACGACACTGGTCCGAGTGTCGGGGATGCTTGCCTGCGGCGTCGGCATTGCCTTGTTGGTCGGCTGA